A part of Paenibacillus sp. 481 genomic DNA contains:
- a CDS encoding phosphotransferase translates to MEKVLGTGYFVANVTKMHGGAQKVVYKIDCSNGFSCVLYVWDLTMNYFQEEIANRDINEQSYGSHLFERNNQFLIERGLQTPALYDLNKERNRYPFDYALVEYVEGQKAEVYFDHPDAHVQDKVFQRLGDMLTVMHGNESDRYGKLNHNATNTGKCYHSQMENAPAQLAYASQHIASIGANQSKLLDTLYEMEARLEPRSRYGFIHGELGPDHVLVTDQLEPYFIDIEGAQFFDIEHEHSFLEFRFGDHYRYLKNDHLDRDRMLFYRLHHHIALTSGGLKLLHRGFPDQQFAKDLAEYHSECALRFIQAYK, encoded by the coding sequence GTGGAAAAAGTATTGGGAACGGGTTATTTCGTCGCGAATGTAACGAAAATGCATGGCGGTGCCCAAAAGGTTGTCTACAAAATAGATTGTAGCAATGGGTTCTCCTGCGTTCTGTATGTATGGGATCTGACGATGAATTATTTTCAAGAAGAAATAGCAAACCGTGATATTAATGAACAATCTTACGGGAGTCATTTATTTGAACGGAACAATCAATTTTTAATAGAACGAGGGCTGCAAACGCCTGCTCTTTATGATTTGAATAAGGAAAGAAACCGTTATCCCTTTGATTATGCGCTCGTTGAATATGTAGAAGGGCAAAAGGCGGAAGTCTATTTCGATCATCCTGATGCACATGTTCAAGATAAAGTGTTTCAGCGGTTAGGAGATATGCTCACGGTTATGCATGGCAACGAAAGTGATAGATATGGCAAGTTGAATCATAACGCAACGAACACGGGAAAATGCTATCACTCGCAAATGGAAAATGCACCAGCCCAGTTAGCCTATGCCTCGCAACACATTGCAAGCATCGGGGCCAATCAAAGCAAGCTGCTTGATACGTTATATGAGATGGAAGCAAGGCTTGAGCCTAGAAGTCGCTATGGTTTTATACATGGGGAGCTTGGGCCTGATCATGTGCTCGTGACGGATCAATTGGAACCGTATTTTATCGATATTGAAGGGGCGCAGTTCTTTGATATTGAGCATGAACACAGCTTTTTGGAGTTTCGGTTCGGGGATCATTATCGTTATCTCAAAAATGATCATCTCGATCGCGATAGGATGTTATTTTATCGGTTGCACCATCATATCGCGCTAACATCGGGTGGTTTGAAGCTACTGCATAGAGGCTTTCCGGATCAGCAGTTTGCAAAAGATCTCGCCGAGTATCACAGCGAATGTGCGCTGAGGTTTATTCAAGCTTATAAATAG
- a CDS encoding bifunctional cytochrome P450/NADPH--P450 reductase: MSQPTIPQPKSFGPLGNLPQLNLEAPVQSLMRLAEEYGPIFRLELPGGRKEVYISGHQLVEDACDELRFDKRIWAPLQKVSAFTGDGLFTSATQEPNWQRAHHILLPSFSQLAMRGYHEMMVDIAVQLVQKWMRLNPDESIDVAEDMTRLTLDTIGLCGFNYRFNSFYREQSHPFITSMTRALDEAMSQLQRLGIQDKLMVITKRQYQHDIQAMFSLVDKIIAERRAQGQSGSDGDDLLSHMLNGKDPDTGEGLDDENIRYQIITFLIAGHETTSGLLSFALYYLLKHPDKLNKAYEEVDRVLTDAIPTYNQVRELTYIRMILNESLRLWPTAPAFALYAKEDTMLAGQYPMKQGDSVNVLVPVLHRDQAVWGEDVEAFRPERFEDISQVPHHAFKPFGNGQRACIGQQFAIQEAVLVLGMVLKHFEIIDHTNYQLKVKETLTLKPDGFTMRVRSRSKHGLIVAPADGAASASGVASDSASPAPKDALVSTSRVDAHHTPLLILYGSNLGTAEGIARELADMARYQGFKTEVAPLNVWAAKLPKEGVVLIISASYNGKPPSNAREFVEWLQGADASECEGVRYAVFGCGDHNWASTYQEVPRFIDEQLAAKGATRLTKLGCGDASGDFEIQIEQWRGQLWQDVMAELGLQVNEDAVKETSNLTVQFVSSIVGSPLAQSYEAINAKIVENRELQSSDSGRSTRHLEIALPEGVSYSEGDHIGVLPLNRQDVVKRVLRRYRLNGSDQLILSGTGRSAAHLPLERPVSLFELLSHSVELQEAASRAQLRELASYTVCPPHKRELEALLEEDAYKAHVQKKRVTMLELLERYEACELPFERFIELLPPLKARYYSISSSPRVRPDQASITVGVVRGPAWSGEGEYRGVASNYLAERQSGDSIVLFVRTPESDFQLPQDTATPIIMVGPGTGVAPFRGFLQARRVMQQDGGQLGPAHLYFGCRSECDYIYRDELAQYERDDIVTLHTALSRVEGKPKTYVQHLMEQDGELLIHMLDQGGHLYICGDGSKMAPDVEATLKRAYEQVHGANAQQSAAWLERLQDEGRYAKDVWAGI; encoded by the coding sequence ATGTCACAACCTACAATCCCACAGCCGAAGTCGTTCGGTCCATTGGGCAATTTGCCGCAACTTAATCTCGAAGCACCTGTGCAGTCCTTGATGCGATTAGCGGAGGAATACGGGCCTATATTTCGCTTGGAATTGCCAGGAGGAAGAAAGGAAGTTTACATTTCAGGTCATCAATTGGTGGAAGATGCTTGCGATGAGTTGCGGTTTGATAAACGAATATGGGCGCCGCTGCAAAAAGTAAGTGCCTTTACCGGAGACGGCTTGTTCACGAGTGCGACTCAGGAACCGAATTGGCAGAGGGCGCACCATATTTTACTGCCCAGCTTCAGCCAGTTGGCGATGCGCGGCTATCATGAGATGATGGTCGACATTGCTGTGCAGCTTGTTCAGAAATGGATGCGCTTGAATCCGGATGAAAGTATCGACGTGGCGGAGGATATGACGCGTTTAACGTTGGATACGATCGGGTTATGCGGTTTCAATTACCGCTTCAACAGCTTTTATCGCGAACAATCTCATCCGTTCATTACGAGCATGACACGCGCATTAGATGAAGCGATGAGTCAATTGCAGCGACTGGGCATCCAAGATAAGCTGATGGTCATTACGAAACGCCAGTATCAACATGATATTCAAGCGATGTTCTCACTCGTAGACAAGATCATTGCCGAGCGGAGAGCACAAGGGCAGTCGGGCAGTGACGGCGATGATCTACTATCTCATATGTTGAATGGCAAAGACCCGGATACGGGTGAAGGGCTGGACGACGAAAATATTCGTTATCAGATTATTACGTTTCTCATTGCTGGACATGAAACGACGAGTGGATTGCTGTCGTTTGCGCTGTATTATTTACTAAAACATCCTGACAAGTTGAACAAAGCCTATGAAGAAGTGGATCGTGTCCTCACAGATGCGATACCTACGTATAACCAAGTACGTGAGCTTACCTACATACGTATGATTCTGAACGAATCGCTGCGTCTATGGCCGACGGCTCCTGCATTTGCCCTCTACGCGAAGGAAGACACGATGTTGGCGGGACAATACCCGATGAAGCAAGGGGATAGTGTCAATGTGTTAGTTCCGGTGCTTCATCGTGATCAAGCCGTGTGGGGAGAGGATGTTGAAGCGTTTCGCCCTGAGCGGTTCGAAGATATCAGCCAAGTACCGCATCATGCGTTTAAGCCGTTCGGTAATGGACAGCGTGCTTGTATCGGTCAGCAGTTCGCGATCCAAGAAGCTGTTCTCGTGCTAGGGATGGTGTTGAAGCATTTTGAGATTATTGACCATACGAATTATCAGTTAAAAGTAAAGGAAACGTTGACCTTGAAGCCGGACGGTTTCACGATGCGTGTTCGTTCGCGGAGTAAGCATGGGCTGATCGTTGCGCCAGCCGACGGTGCTGCATCAGCCTCTGGTGTGGCTTCTGATTCGGCTTCTCCTGCGCCTAAAGATGCTCTAGTTTCCACGAGTCGAGTGGATGCTCATCATACGCCGCTGCTCATTCTCTACGGTTCCAATCTGGGGACAGCAGAAGGAATAGCACGGGAATTAGCGGATATGGCTCGTTATCAAGGGTTCAAGACGGAGGTCGCGCCACTGAATGTTTGGGCCGCCAAGCTCCCGAAGGAAGGCGTTGTTCTCATTATATCTGCCTCCTATAATGGCAAGCCACCAAGCAATGCACGCGAGTTTGTCGAGTGGCTTCAGGGAGCAGATGCCTCCGAATGTGAAGGCGTGCGCTATGCAGTCTTCGGCTGCGGGGATCATAACTGGGCATCCACGTACCAAGAGGTGCCGCGCTTTATTGATGAGCAGCTTGCAGCTAAGGGGGCGACACGTCTTACGAAGCTCGGCTGCGGGGATGCGAGCGGCGATTTTGAGATTCAGATCGAGCAATGGCGCGGGCAGCTCTGGCAAGATGTCATGGCAGAGCTTGGCTTACAAGTGAATGAAGATGCCGTTAAGGAAACGAGCAATCTAACCGTTCAATTCGTAAGCAGCATCGTTGGTAGTCCATTGGCACAATCATACGAAGCGATCAATGCCAAGATTGTGGAGAACCGTGAGCTGCAAAGCTCAGATAGTGGTCGTAGCACTCGCCATCTAGAAATTGCGCTCCCCGAAGGAGTCAGCTACAGCGAAGGGGACCACATCGGTGTGCTGCCTCTTAATCGGCAGGATGTGGTTAAGCGAGTGCTGCGTCGTTACCGACTCAACGGCAGCGATCAACTCATTTTAAGTGGCACAGGTAGAAGCGCGGCACATCTACCTTTGGAGCGGCCCGTCAGCTTATTTGAATTGTTGAGTCACAGTGTCGAGCTGCAAGAGGCGGCGAGTCGTGCCCAATTGCGTGAGCTTGCTTCATATACGGTCTGTCCGCCGCACAAGCGAGAATTGGAGGCTTTATTGGAGGAAGATGCCTATAAGGCCCACGTGCAAAAGAAGCGGGTGACCATGTTGGAGCTGCTGGAACGTTACGAAGCTTGTGAGCTTCCATTCGAACGATTTATCGAGTTGCTGCCGCCGTTGAAGGCAAGGTACTATTCGATTTCCAGCTCCCCTCGTGTCCGTCCGGATCAGGCTAGCATTACGGTTGGCGTTGTACGTGGCCCTGCATGGAGCGGCGAAGGGGAATATCGCGGCGTAGCTTCGAACTATTTGGCGGAGCGGCAGAGCGGAGATTCGATTGTGCTTTTCGTGCGCACGCCGGAATCGGATTTCCAGCTGCCGCAAGATACGGCGACGCCGATTATTATGGTCGGACCGGGTACAGGCGTGGCTCCGTTCCGCGGCTTCCTACAGGCACGGCGCGTCATGCAGCAGGATGGGGGGCAGCTTGGCCCTGCTCATTTGTACTTCGGTTGCCGCAGCGAGTGCGATTATATTTATCGTGACGAGCTGGCGCAGTATGAGCGCGACGATATCGTAACGCTGCATACTGCGCTTTCTCGTGTGGAGGGCAAGCCGAAGACGTATGTGCAGCATCTTATGGAGCAGGATGGAGAGCTGTTGATTCACATGCTTGATCAAGGTGGGCACTTGTATATATGCGGTGACGGCAGCAAGATGGCGCCAGATGTAGAAGCGACGCTGAAGCGAGCGTATGAACAGGTTCATGGGGCAAATGCGCAACAGTCGGCAGCTTGGTTGGAGCGGCTGCAAGATGAGGGGCGCTATGCGAAGGATGTATGGGCGGGGATTTAA